A stretch of Imperialibacter roseus DNA encodes these proteins:
- a CDS encoding rhomboid family intramembrane serine protease, whose translation MSPTLIILIVTVVISIMGLNNPNLLYKLTMSPYAIREKKEYWRFLTSGFVHNSWMHLGFNMFTFFFFGQAAEQIIGYYSGGSSIQFIVFYLVAIGLSDVPSYFKNRNSIHYQSLGASGGVTAVVFCSILLNPLNKIYLFGLIGLPGFILGVLYLIYTINQSRQMSDNINHMAHLTGAIVGIVYSIFIHPGVVGDFFEKVASYKLFG comes from the coding sequence ATGAGTCCCACACTGATTATCCTGATTGTCACAGTCGTTATTTCAATCATGGGGTTGAACAACCCAAATTTGCTTTACAAACTCACCATGAGTCCCTATGCCATTAGGGAGAAGAAAGAGTACTGGCGATTTCTGACGTCTGGCTTCGTGCACAACAGCTGGATGCACCTGGGCTTCAACATGTTCACCTTCTTTTTCTTTGGGCAGGCAGCAGAGCAGATTATTGGCTACTACTCGGGAGGAAGTAGCATTCAATTCATTGTGTTTTATCTGGTAGCAATCGGTTTGTCGGATGTGCCGAGCTACTTCAAAAATAGAAATAGCATTCACTATCAATCGCTTGGAGCCTCAGGAGGTGTGACTGCGGTAGTTTTTTGCAGCATTCTATTAAACCCTTTGAACAAGATTTACCTTTTTGGCTTGATTGGGCTGCCCGGCTTTATTTTAGGAGTTCTTTATTTGATCTACACGATCAATCAGTCACGGCAAATGAGCGATAATATCAATCACATGGCTCACCTGACGGGGGCTATTGTTGGTATCGTTTACAGCATTTTCATTCACCCGGGTGTGGTGGGTGACTTCTTTGAGAAAGTAGCGAGCTACAAATTATTCGGGTGA
- a CDS encoding toxin-antitoxin system YwqK family antitoxin, with the protein MAIKYQIASIFIFLLLASGPLWAQEEEFSFEPKYDSPLTIDLDALDEENEKIDVKKKKPKRNVYYGVKTKKGFTRTGFGENTVLELFSYLKVYQEPDEYVRDIYWYNFKRKKIVASRNIDKEYAGILHGPYRKVLGDQVLEEGFFYKGTKHGRWVELNKSDILLNKEKYYKGWPRESKIAYWDVERTKMKEVIPIEYGEKEGYYYAFHANGQIAVMGEYKFDHKVGVWREYYPIRNRRKREVEYSKDPFDESFNPVILREWNDKGELIYDRERLMVQLK; encoded by the coding sequence ATGGCAATAAAATATCAAATAGCCTCCATTTTCATATTCCTGCTTCTGGCCAGTGGGCCTCTTTGGGCACAGGAGGAAGAATTTTCGTTCGAGCCCAAATATGATTCCCCCCTTACCATCGACCTGGATGCCCTGGACGAGGAGAATGAGAAAATTGACGTCAAGAAGAAAAAGCCGAAGCGGAATGTGTACTATGGAGTGAAGACTAAAAAGGGGTTCACCAGAACGGGCTTTGGAGAGAACACGGTGCTGGAATTGTTTAGCTACCTGAAAGTGTATCAGGAGCCAGATGAATATGTGAGAGACATTTACTGGTACAATTTCAAAAGAAAGAAAATTGTAGCCAGCAGAAATATTGATAAAGAGTATGCGGGAATTTTGCACGGCCCGTACCGCAAAGTCTTGGGTGATCAAGTGCTCGAAGAAGGGTTTTTCTATAAGGGCACAAAGCATGGCCGCTGGGTAGAACTCAATAAGTCTGACATTCTCCTGAACAAGGAAAAGTACTATAAGGGATGGCCAAGGGAGTCAAAAATTGCCTATTGGGACGTTGAACGAACCAAAATGAAGGAAGTGATTCCAATTGAGTATGGGGAGAAAGAGGGCTACTACTATGCGTTTCATGCCAATGGACAAATAGCCGTAATGGGTGAATATAAGTTTGACCACAAAGTTGGCGTTTGGCGGGAGTATTACCCTATCAGGAACAGGAGAAAACGTGAGGTTGAGTATTCGAAAGATCCTTTTGACGAAAGTTTCAACCCAGTTATTCTGAGAGAATGGAATGACAAAGGTGAGTTGATATATGACAGGGAGCGATTAATGGTGCAGCTAAAGTAA
- a CDS encoding 3'-5' exonuclease, producing the protein MAEGTPKKILFIDIETVAGTGKFAELDPIWQKLWSKKAVSLSGGNEEIDAAEMYENRAAIYSEFGKVIVIGLGYFAFNEDKSVELRVTSLSSNDEHQLLTSFQKLMEQKFNQGYFLCAHNGKEFDYPYLCRRMTIHGISLPDILRLEGKKPWEVPHLDTMEMWKYGDRKSFTSLQLLTTVLGIPSPKDDIDGSMVNEVYYGTGDIDRIARYCKNDVVATAQVFLRLHQQPTIPKDKILFVDFNE; encoded by the coding sequence ATGGCAGAAGGCACTCCGAAGAAAATCCTTTTTATAGACATTGAAACCGTAGCGGGAACAGGAAAATTTGCTGAACTCGACCCAATTTGGCAAAAACTCTGGAGCAAAAAGGCTGTTAGTCTTTCAGGGGGAAATGAAGAAATTGATGCCGCTGAAATGTATGAAAACCGGGCGGCAATTTACTCCGAATTCGGAAAGGTAATCGTTATTGGGCTTGGGTACTTTGCTTTCAATGAAGATAAAAGTGTTGAGTTGAGGGTGACATCCCTGAGTAGCAACGATGAGCATCAGTTGCTTACAAGCTTCCAAAAACTAATGGAGCAAAAGTTCAATCAGGGCTACTTCCTTTGTGCTCACAACGGAAAGGAATTTGATTACCCTTATCTATGCAGAAGAATGACTATTCACGGCATATCGTTGCCCGATATTCTACGGCTCGAAGGCAAAAAACCCTGGGAAGTACCTCATCTCGACACGATGGAAATGTGGAAGTACGGAGACAGAAAGAGCTTTACCTCTTTGCAACTTCTCACAACAGTTTTGGGAATTCCGTCTCCAAAAGATGATATTGATGGAAGCATGGTAAATGAAGTTTACTATGGCACCGGAGACATTGACAGAATTGCCCGCTACTGCAAAAACGATGTGGTAGCAACTGCTCAGGTCTTCCTTAGGCTGCATCAACAACCGACTATTCCAAAGGATAAAATATTGTTTGTAGATTTTAACGAATGA
- the lipB gene encoding lipoyl(octanoyl) transferase LipB has product MQATAAIKNKTAQVISLGLIDYQEAWNYQEKLFAETVALKIKNRDEPVDLQKHTPNYLLFCQHPHVFTLGKSGKQENLLVDDDELKEIGATYYKINRGGDITYHGPGQLVVYPIIDLDNFFTDIHKYLRLLEEAVIMTLSEYGVQAGRIDGLTGVWLDFEEQKDPRKICALGVKSSRWVTMHGLAFNVNTNLEYFKHIVPCGIDDKAVTSLQQELELEVSMEEVQQRLLKNIASLFEMNLVTA; this is encoded by the coding sequence ATGCAGGCTACTGCCGCTATCAAAAACAAAACTGCGCAAGTCATCTCCCTTGGTTTAATTGACTATCAGGAGGCGTGGAACTATCAGGAGAAGTTATTTGCCGAGACGGTGGCGCTGAAGATTAAAAACAGGGATGAGCCCGTTGACCTTCAGAAACACACTCCCAATTATTTGCTGTTTTGCCAGCATCCGCACGTATTTACACTCGGAAAGAGTGGGAAACAGGAAAACCTGCTGGTAGATGATGATGAGCTCAAGGAGATAGGCGCTACATACTACAAGATCAACAGAGGTGGCGACATCACTTACCACGGTCCGGGCCAGCTGGTGGTGTATCCAATAATCGACCTCGATAATTTCTTTACTGACATCCACAAATACCTTCGACTACTGGAGGAAGCTGTGATAATGACCTTATCTGAGTACGGGGTGCAGGCTGGAAGAATTGACGGGCTTACGGGCGTATGGCTTGACTTTGAGGAACAGAAAGACCCACGAAAAATATGCGCACTTGGAGTGAAGTCGAGCAGGTGGGTCACTATGCATGGGCTGGCATTCAATGTCAACACTAACCTGGAGTATTTCAAGCACATTGTGCCATGCGGAATAGACGACAAGGCAGTGACTTCCCTGCAGCAGGAACTTGAACTTGAAGTGAGCATGGAAGAGGTACAGCAAAGGCTTTTGAAGAACATCGCCTCTTTATTTGAAATGAACCTCGTGACCGCATGA
- a CDS encoding YraN family protein: MPAKSHNQSVGKKGEIIAADHLKKAGYEIIAKNYRAGRGEIDIISKLATTLIFVEVKTRSNAKFGYPEEAVTQKKADKLIETAQTYIEEINWEGDIRFDIISVDLQRNSEIIHFEDAFH; encoded by the coding sequence ATGCCTGCCAAGTCACATAACCAAAGCGTAGGGAAAAAAGGAGAAATTATTGCCGCAGACCATTTGAAAAAAGCAGGCTATGAAATAATAGCAAAAAACTACCGGGCTGGCCGGGGTGAAATTGATATAATCTCAAAACTTGCCACCACTCTGATATTTGTGGAAGTGAAAACACGATCCAATGCCAAATTTGGCTACCCGGAGGAAGCTGTGACTCAGAAAAAAGCTGATAAGCTAATAGAAACAGCCCAGACCTATATTGAAGAAATTAATTGGGAAGGCGACATCAGGTTTGATATTATTTCCGTCGACTTACAACGAAACAGTGAGATAATCCACTTTGAGGATGCCTTTCACTAG
- a CDS encoding SMP-30/gluconolactonase/LRE family protein has translation MTLQRVEGNGYFAKNRKKNPIYQDESACQLDLLVACDDIEMGGGDFKSVLLHNPINSYIFRNRRPTKTILFWQSLAKIVRNPDTMTKPLAQPYKVVTSNRCLLGEGPVWDSQRQVIYWLDILNGIIHEHSPSKNSHRQIPLNDMVGAVALCKNGDFIAAMKSGLAIVEQDSGAVKPLVDPESHLPGNRFNEGKCDPAGRFWAGSMALSEVEGAGNLYMLDTDGTCSLKIPGVSISNGLAWASDHKTMYYIDSPTRKVVAYDYSQATGGISNQRVAISIPEEEGSPDGMTIDSEGMLWIGHWDGWQVARWNPLTGQKLLSIGMPAARITSCTFGGETLQDLYITSARVGLTDEQLEEQPLAGSLFVVENCGFKGMEAVKFGYSEASL, from the coding sequence TTGACACTTCAACGAGTAGAAGGGAACGGATATTTTGCGAAAAATAGGAAAAAGAATCCTATTTATCAGGATGAAAGCGCCTGCCAACTTGATCTTCTTGTTGCATGTGATGATATCGAAATGGGCGGCGGCGATTTCAAAAGTGTGCTGTTGCACAATCCAATTAACTCTTACATATTTAGGAACAGAAGGCCGACCAAAACGATCCTATTCTGGCAGAGTCTGGCTAAAATTGTTCGAAACCCTGATACCATGACCAAACCCCTGGCACAACCCTACAAAGTAGTCACTTCCAACCGCTGCCTGCTGGGCGAAGGCCCCGTGTGGGACAGCCAACGACAAGTGATCTACTGGCTGGATATTCTGAATGGCATTATTCATGAGCATAGCCCGTCTAAAAACAGCCACCGGCAGATACCCCTGAACGATATGGTTGGAGCAGTGGCCTTGTGCAAAAACGGTGACTTCATTGCCGCCATGAAAAGCGGACTGGCCATAGTTGAACAGGACAGTGGAGCTGTAAAGCCGCTGGTTGATCCGGAAAGTCACCTGCCAGGCAACCGCTTCAATGAAGGCAAGTGTGACCCGGCGGGCCGTTTTTGGGCGGGCAGCATGGCACTATCGGAAGTGGAAGGAGCGGGTAATCTTTACATGCTCGACACTGATGGCACCTGCAGTTTAAAAATACCCGGTGTCAGCATCTCCAACGGCCTGGCATGGGCTTCCGACCACAAAACAATGTACTATATCGATTCACCCACCCGAAAGGTGGTCGCTTATGATTACAGCCAGGCAACCGGTGGTATATCCAATCAGCGAGTAGCTATTTCCATTCCAGAGGAAGAAGGCTCGCCCGACGGCATGACCATCGACAGCGAAGGCATGCTATGGATCGGCCACTGGGATGGCTGGCAAGTTGCCCGCTGGAACCCACTAACAGGGCAAAAGCTACTGAGCATCGGCATGCCTGCTGCCCGAATCACATCGTGCACATTTGGTGGAGAAACCCTGCAGGACCTCTACATCACATCGGCCAGAGTGGGGCTCACTGATGAACAGCTCGAAGAGCAGCCACTGGCCGGATCGCTTTTCGTGGTAGAAAATTGTGGGTTCAAGGGGATGGAGGCAGTGAAGTTTGGGTATAGCGAAGCAAGTCTTTGA
- the rnr gene encoding ribonuclease R has protein sequence MSKKNNKKRKNSGESPGRKTISAGQIKESVLHLFRQQSGKPWSIRQMIQTLGVRDKKSKNLVSEVAFRLEDEGIISRNRDGRFVSQQMPSALVGVVDHVNSRFAYIICAELDEDVYVKTDDLEFAVDGDTVKFELSGKFHGKKHREGRVTEIVQRKKDEFVGKLQLSKRFAFVIPDNRKIHNDIFVYPEHINNATTNDKVIVKIDRWHDRTNKSPVGKVVRVLGKAGENEAEIHSIMAEFDLPFTFPEEVISESDKISESIPEKEIAARRDFRGVTTFTIDPEDAKDFDDALSIKFLENGNYEIGVHIADVTHYVKEETILEKEAYSRATSVYLVDRTVPMLPEKLSNALCSLRPNEDKLTFSAVFEMESSGKIVNEWFGRTVIHSDRRFSYEEAQAVIEAGVGDYCNELKVFNDLAKLLKNKRYKNGAINFETIEVKFKLDEQGKPLGIVPKIRKDAHKLIEEFMLLANKRVAEFVFGQKTESGRKTFVYRTHDSPNEEKLHNFTLFAKKFGHKIDLTDENLSSTLNKLIDEIEGKPEQNVLTSLAIRSMAKAKYTTAANGHFGLAFPHYSHFTSPIRRYPDMMVHRLLAHYLKGGKSVEQDKYEPMCVHSSDMEKRAADAERASIKYKQVEFMSMAADKIFDGIVAGVTEWGIYVEIIETKCEGMVRLADLNDDYYEFDEQNYRIIGRNNKRMITLGDEVKVKVTNTDIDRRTIDLEFANEK, from the coding sequence ATGAGTAAAAAGAATAATAAGAAGAGAAAAAACAGCGGAGAATCACCAGGAAGAAAGACAATATCTGCAGGACAGATCAAAGAATCAGTTCTACATCTGTTCAGACAACAATCGGGCAAGCCCTGGTCTATCAGGCAAATGATACAAACGCTCGGTGTTCGTGATAAGAAATCTAAAAACCTTGTTTCTGAAGTTGCCTTTCGTCTGGAAGACGAAGGGATTATAAGCCGAAACAGAGATGGCCGGTTCGTTAGCCAGCAAATGCCATCGGCTTTGGTAGGCGTTGTCGACCATGTTAACTCACGCTTTGCCTACATTATTTGCGCCGAACTGGATGAAGATGTATACGTGAAAACGGACGATCTTGAGTTTGCTGTGGATGGTGATACGGTGAAATTCGAGCTTTCGGGCAAGTTCCACGGCAAGAAGCACCGAGAAGGCAGGGTAACGGAAATTGTCCAGCGTAAAAAGGATGAGTTTGTTGGAAAGCTTCAGCTATCCAAGAGATTTGCCTTTGTCATTCCGGATAACAGAAAGATCCATAACGATATTTTTGTCTACCCCGAGCATATCAATAATGCAACAACCAATGATAAGGTCATTGTAAAAATTGACCGATGGCACGACAGAACCAATAAGAGCCCGGTAGGCAAAGTGGTGCGGGTATTGGGCAAGGCCGGTGAAAATGAAGCCGAGATTCACTCAATCATGGCTGAGTTTGACCTCCCGTTTACATTCCCCGAGGAGGTAATTTCGGAGTCTGATAAAATTTCGGAGTCTATTCCTGAGAAGGAAATAGCAGCCAGAAGGGACTTCAGAGGCGTTACCACATTCACCATCGACCCGGAGGATGCCAAGGATTTTGATGATGCGCTCTCTATCAAGTTTCTTGAAAATGGAAACTACGAAATTGGCGTGCACATTGCCGATGTAACCCATTATGTGAAGGAAGAAACCATTCTTGAAAAAGAGGCCTACTCCAGAGCCACGTCTGTTTATCTGGTGGATCGTACCGTGCCAATGCTTCCTGAGAAGCTTTCCAACGCACTTTGCTCATTAAGGCCGAACGAAGACAAGTTGACATTCTCAGCAGTTTTTGAGATGGAGAGCAGCGGAAAAATTGTCAACGAGTGGTTTGGAAGAACAGTGATCCATTCCGACCGGCGCTTTAGTTACGAAGAAGCCCAGGCGGTCATCGAAGCTGGCGTTGGCGACTATTGCAACGAGCTGAAAGTTTTCAACGACCTGGCCAAGCTGCTTAAAAACAAGCGGTATAAAAATGGAGCCATCAACTTTGAAACCATTGAAGTGAAGTTCAAGCTTGACGAGCAGGGCAAACCCCTGGGTATTGTGCCCAAAATAAGAAAGGACGCACACAAGCTCATTGAGGAGTTCATGCTGCTGGCCAATAAGCGGGTAGCCGAATTCGTATTTGGGCAAAAAACTGAAAGTGGAAGAAAGACATTTGTGTATCGTACCCACGATTCACCTAACGAGGAGAAACTCCACAACTTCACCCTGTTCGCCAAGAAGTTTGGGCATAAGATCGACCTGACGGATGAGAACCTTTCGTCAACACTTAATAAGTTGATTGACGAGATTGAAGGAAAGCCGGAGCAAAATGTGCTGACATCGCTGGCCATCAGAAGCATGGCCAAAGCAAAGTACACCACAGCGGCCAACGGGCACTTTGGTCTGGCATTTCCACACTATTCACATTTCACCTCGCCCATCAGGCGTTACCCCGACATGATGGTGCACCGGCTGCTGGCCCACTACCTGAAAGGGGGTAAGTCGGTAGAGCAAGACAAATATGAGCCTATGTGCGTGCACAGCTCCGACATGGAGAAAAGGGCAGCTGACGCCGAAAGAGCGTCTATTAAATACAAGCAGGTAGAGTTCATGTCAATGGCGGCCGACAAAATATTTGACGGTATTGTGGCTGGCGTTACCGAGTGGGGTATTTATGTGGAAATCATCGAAACCAAATGCGAGGGCATGGTGAGGCTGGCCGACCTGAACGACGATTATTACGAATTTGATGAACAAAATTACCGTATTATTGGTCGTAACAATAAGCGGATGATTACGCTGGGCGACGAGGTAAAAGTGAAAGTCACCAATACAGACATCGATCGCCGGACAATCGATTTGGAATTTGCTAACGAAAAATGA
- a CDS encoding type I phosphomannose isomerase catalytic subunit, with protein MQLKLYPLKFKTIFKDKIWGGQKIKTVLGKDFGSLPNCGETWEISGVEGNISEVAEGHLEGMNLRELIQKFEAALVGEKIYEKFGDEFPLLVKFIDANDDLSIQVHPNDELAKARRSGHGKTEMWYIFQADHGAQLITGFNRKMSKEKFLDYFERGRIMDVLNHEKVFNDDVFYLPAGRVHTIGKGLLLAEIQQTSDTTYRIYDFDRVDDKGNKRELHVEESLDAIDYTYHEHYKTMYQNKLNEPVKLVKSPYFTTNKLECTKDIERDYHYLDSFIIYVCMSGELNIAYDGGSIEVKMGDCVLLPAELKKVTLETTSGFKMLESYIS; from the coding sequence ATACAACTAAAATTATATCCTTTAAAGTTTAAAACCATCTTCAAAGACAAAATTTGGGGAGGGCAGAAGATAAAAACTGTCCTGGGCAAAGACTTTGGAAGCCTCCCGAATTGTGGAGAAACATGGGAAATCTCCGGCGTTGAGGGCAATATCTCTGAAGTTGCAGAGGGCCATTTGGAAGGCATGAACCTCAGGGAGCTTATTCAAAAGTTTGAAGCGGCGCTGGTTGGTGAAAAAATCTATGAGAAGTTTGGCGACGAATTTCCCTTGCTGGTGAAGTTTATCGATGCCAATGATGATCTCAGCATACAGGTGCATCCAAATGATGAACTGGCCAAGGCTCGCCGCAGTGGCCATGGCAAGACGGAGATGTGGTATATTTTCCAGGCCGACCACGGGGCGCAACTCATCACCGGGTTCAATCGCAAAATGTCTAAGGAGAAGTTCCTGGACTACTTCGAAAGAGGGCGTATAATGGACGTGTTGAACCACGAAAAGGTATTCAACGATGACGTATTTTATTTGCCAGCGGGCCGGGTGCACACCATTGGCAAGGGGCTTTTGCTGGCAGAGATTCAGCAAACATCTGACACCACCTACCGCATTTACGATTTCGACCGGGTAGATGACAAAGGTAACAAGAGAGAGCTACATGTGGAGGAGTCGCTGGATGCGATTGATTACACTTACCATGAGCATTACAAAACAATGTATCAGAACAAGCTGAACGAGCCGGTGAAGCTCGTGAAGAGCCCATATTTTACCACAAATAAGCTTGAGTGCACCAAGGACATTGAGCGTGACTATCACTACCTCGACTCGTTTATTATTTACGTATGCATGAGCGGTGAGCTGAACATAGCTTATGACGGTGGAAGCATAGAAGTGAAAATGGGAGACTGTGTGCTGCTACCTGCTGAATTGAAGAAAGTAACGCTTGAAACTACTTCGGGATTCAAAATGTTGGAATCCTATATCAGCTAA
- the rpmA gene encoding 50S ribosomal protein L27 yields MAHKKGAGSSRNGRESHSKRLGVKIFGGQLAKAGNILVRQRGTTHHPGENVGLGKDHTLFALVEGTVNFKKGYKDRSFVSVEPAAK; encoded by the coding sequence ATGGCACACAAGAAAGGCGCAGGTAGTTCCAGAAACGGCCGTGAATCGCATAGCAAAAGACTAGGCGTGAAAATATTTGGTGGCCAGTTGGCAAAAGCAGGAAATATCCTTGTTCGCCAGAGAGGCACTACTCATCACCCAGGTGAAAACGTAGGTTTGGGCAAAGACCACACCCTGTTCGCACTAGTGGAAGGCACTGTTAACTTCAAAAAAGGCTACAAAGACAGATCTTTTGTTTCTGTTGAGCCAGCTGCGAAGTAA
- a CDS encoding polyprenyl synthetase family protein, which translates to MTELLRQYTELLNKELTKFEFGKHPRELYEPIRYIMDLGGKRMRPILALLAYKLFRDDVASILRPALAVEVFHNFTLMHDDIMDNAPLRRGQATVHEKWDNNVAILSGDTMLVKAYDLLLEVPGEKLPGIIRSFNQCAVEVCEGQQIDMNFEKLDAVTEADYIEMIRLKTAVLLGFSLELGAVLGNASVHDAQLLKSFGENIGIGFQLKDDLLDVYGDQAKFGKQVGGDIIANKKTFLLIQALRVSTGDDKRQLENWLMMKDFDTDEKVEAVKGIYDRNGIRELTDQKMNDYFRLALKQLSDLSLPDSRKQTMKDFADYLIAREN; encoded by the coding sequence ATGACAGAACTGCTGCGTCAGTACACAGAACTCCTTAACAAGGAACTGACCAAATTTGAATTTGGTAAACACCCCAGAGAACTATACGAACCAATCAGGTACATCATGGATTTGGGCGGTAAGAGAATGCGGCCTATCCTGGCCCTTCTTGCTTACAAGCTTTTCAGAGACGATGTAGCATCAATCCTTCGTCCAGCTTTGGCTGTGGAGGTGTTCCATAACTTTACGCTCATGCACGACGACATTATGGATAATGCGCCGTTGCGTAGAGGTCAGGCCACTGTTCATGAAAAATGGGACAACAATGTAGCCATCCTTTCTGGCGACACTATGCTGGTGAAGGCTTATGACCTGCTACTGGAGGTGCCGGGTGAAAAACTGCCAGGCATCATTCGCTCTTTTAATCAGTGTGCGGTTGAGGTGTGTGAGGGCCAGCAAATCGACATGAATTTTGAAAAGCTGGACGCCGTGACCGAAGCTGACTACATCGAAATGATTCGGCTCAAAACAGCCGTGCTGCTGGGCTTTAGCCTGGAGTTAGGTGCGGTACTAGGCAACGCCAGTGTCCATGACGCTCAACTTTTGAAAAGCTTTGGTGAGAACATCGGCATCGGATTTCAATTGAAAGACGACCTGTTGGATGTATATGGTGATCAGGCGAAGTTCGGAAAACAGGTGGGCGGAGATATTATTGCCAACAAAAAAACGTTTTTGCTGATACAAGCCCTTCGGGTATCTACGGGAGATGACAAACGGCAGCTCGAAAATTGGCTGATGATGAAGGACTTTGATACGGACGAAAAGGTAGAAGCGGTCAAGGGAATATATGATCGAAATGGGATCAGGGAGCTGACTGATCAAAAAATGAATGATTACTTTCGTCTTGCATTGAAGCAGCTTTCCGACCTTTCTTTGCCGGACAGTAGAAAACAGACGATGAAGGATTTTGCTGACTACCTCATTGCCCGAGAGAACTAA
- a CDS encoding ABC transporter ATP-binding protein, whose translation MTSDPPVLLNISELTVRFGQQNLLNNVSLSIAPGESLGILGESGAGKSLLAHSMLHLLDERLDLSGSISWEGQPLEDQIGVLRGRSIAYIPQSPLEASFPVTTLLRQWQDQCQALGIKFQPEEAYDLVRRAGIDDPARVLGSLPHQLSGGQLQRMLIAMAMIARPSLIIADEPTTALDTVNQAAILRLLKDFSKKEKVALVFITHDLSIVGPMCDKLMVLNSGRVVEYGVTKEVMARPGETYTSSLIDAHKRLVSRKEEPERLSHRNAPVLAVQNLDFVYQPTGFFWRRNKAVKAVQSVSLELYQGAISGVAGISGSGKTTLMRTLAGLYPEHFDKLYYQGRSVNTLTADELVAFRRAVQVVYQNPSSAFDPRQNMEQILNEAIAENQNETKTTIKDLLDWVRLPQGLLKSHTSQLSGGEKQRLAIARSLTLQPRILLCDEPTSSLDQSIQAEILDLFLYLKKERNLGVLLVSHNIAALRHTCDYLTVMADGEVKETGEIEKVLANPTSDYTQQLIDAEPALTHNFL comes from the coding sequence ATGACTTCCGACCCACCTGTGCTGCTCAATATTTCGGAACTCACCGTCCGATTCGGGCAGCAAAATTTACTTAACAATGTTTCGCTGTCGATAGCGCCCGGTGAGTCGCTGGGTATACTCGGCGAAAGTGGTGCTGGAAAATCCTTGCTGGCACATAGCATGCTGCATTTGCTGGATGAAAGGCTTGACCTCTCTGGAAGTATTAGTTGGGAAGGTCAACCACTTGAAGATCAAATCGGCGTACTGAGAGGGCGCTCCATTGCTTACATTCCCCAGTCGCCGCTGGAGGCAAGCTTTCCGGTAACCACTCTCCTTAGGCAATGGCAGGATCAGTGCCAGGCTTTAGGAATCAAGTTTCAACCTGAGGAGGCCTATGACCTGGTGCGAAGGGCTGGCATTGATGATCCCGCAAGGGTGCTGGGCAGTCTTCCGCATCAACTTTCCGGGGGGCAGCTACAGCGCATGCTGATAGCGATGGCTATGATTGCCCGGCCAAGCCTCATCATCGCTGATGAGCCGACAACAGCACTTGATACCGTGAATCAGGCAGCCATTTTGCGACTTCTCAAAGATTTTTCCAAAAAGGAGAAGGTGGCGCTTGTATTTATTACCCACGACCTGTCAATTGTGGGACCTATGTGCGACAAGCTGATGGTGCTTAACAGTGGAAGAGTAGTTGAATATGGGGTGACCAAAGAAGTAATGGCCCGGCCCGGGGAAACATACACCAGCAGTTTAATTGACGCACATAAGCGGCTGGTGTCTCGAAAGGAAGAACCCGAACGGCTTTCCCACAGGAACGCTCCGGTTTTGGCTGTACAGAATCTGGACTTTGTCTACCAGCCAACTGGATTTTTCTGGCGCAGAAATAAAGCCGTCAAAGCTGTTCAATCGGTGTCACTGGAGCTTTACCAGGGAGCGATAAGTGGGGTAGCGGGTATTTCCGGGTCGGGGAAAACCACTCTAATGCGGACGCTGGCTGGCTTGTACCCGGAACATTTCGATAAGTTGTATTATCAGGGCAGGTCTGTCAACACCCTGACTGCCGATGAGCTGGTGGCCTTCCGAAGAGCTGTTCAGGTGGTTTATCAGAACCCTTCCAGCGCTTTCGATCCTCGTCAAAACATGGAGCAAATACTCAATGAAGCCATCGCCGAAAACCAAAATGAAACTAAAACTACCATAAAAGACTTATTAGACTGGGTGAGGCTGCCGCAGGGACTTTTGAAAAGCCATACCAGTCAGCTTTCTGGTGGCGAAAAACAACGCCTGGCAATTGCCAGGTCGCTGACGCTACAGCCCAGGATTTTGCTTTGCGACGAGCCTACCTCCTCGTTGGATCAATCCATACAGGCTGAAATTCTCGATCTTTTCCTTTACTTGAAAAAAGAGCGTAACTTGGGCGTTCTGCTGGTATCGCACAATATTGCAGCTCTCCGCCACACGTGCGATTACCTGACAGTGATGGCAGACGGTGAAGTAAAAGAAACGGGAGAGATTGAAAAAGTGTTGGCCAACCCAACATCAGACTACACCCAACAGTTAATTGATGCAGAACCTGCATTGACCCATAATTTTTTGTAA